The Sphingobium aromaticiconvertens genome has a segment encoding these proteins:
- a CDS encoding SRPBCC family protein — MPNSIIKTVDIAAPVEKVWDALIDHEKFGSWFRVALDQPFAIDQSSTGHMTYPGYEEYRWEARIVAIEPMTRFAYEWPATGGDKALMESGVPVPEWTLVEFVLKPTETGTHLTVTESGFDAVPEPRRTNVMRSNDGGWAEQVQNIKTYVED; from the coding sequence ATGCCCAATTCTATCATCAAGACCGTCGACATCGCCGCCCCGGTGGAAAAAGTCTGGGACGCGCTGATCGATCATGAAAAATTCGGTAGCTGGTTCCGCGTCGCGCTCGACCAGCCTTTTGCCATCGACCAATCCTCGACCGGCCATATGACCTATCCCGGCTATGAAGAATATCGGTGGGAGGCGCGGATCGTCGCGATCGAACCCATGACCCGCTTCGCCTATGAATGGCCCGCGACGGGCGGTGACAAGGCCCTGATGGAGAGCGGCGTTCCCGTGCCCGAATGGACGCTGGTGGAATTCGTGCTGAAACCGACCGAAACCGGCACCCACCTCACCGTCACCGAAAGCGGTTTCGATGCGGTGCCGGAACCGCGCCGCACGAATGTCATGCGCAGCAATGATGGCGGCTGGGCCGAACAGGTGCAGAATATCAAAACCTATGTCGAGGATTGA
- a CDS encoding lysozyme inhibitor LprI family protein, which yields MRYGLAALALLVSVPVQADTRYDACMNKAVSNVDFNDCGSAWIAREEARLNARWKSLYSRLSAASKRDLLTEQRAWIAYKDRSCLWRANGDWGREGQVISYPSCRAKVIADRADYLTMVTKDIAGH from the coding sequence ATGCGATATGGGCTGGCCGCACTGGCTTTGCTGGTTTCGGTCCCCGTTCAGGCCGACACACGTTACGACGCCTGCATGAACAAGGCCGTCAGTAATGTGGACTTCAACGATTGCGGCTCAGCCTGGATCGCACGGGAGGAAGCGCGGCTCAATGCACGCTGGAAATCCCTCTATTCCAGACTGTCCGCCGCCAGTAAACGCGACCTTCTGACCGAGCAACGGGCGTGGATCGCCTATAAGGACAGAAGTTGCCTGTGGCGCGCCAATGGCGATTGGGGTCGGGAGGGTCAGGTGATCTCCTACCCAAGCTGCCGCGCCAAGGTGATCGCGGACCGCGCCGACTATCTGACAATGGTAACAAAGGACATAGCAGGGCATTAG
- the dxs gene encoding 1-deoxy-D-xylulose-5-phosphate synthase, whose amino-acid sequence MTDRPLTPMLDRVDVPADLRKLAPEDLRQLADELRQEVISAVGVTGGHLGSGLGVVELTTAIHYAFDTPTDRLIWDVGHQCYPHKILTGRRDRIRTLRQSGGLSGFTKRAESDYDPFGAAHSSTSISAALGFAVANKMKGQPGKAIAVIGDGAMSAGMAYEAMNNAREAGNRLVVILNDNDMSIAPPVGGLSAYLARIVSSREFLSVRDTFKRLARKLPGPLHKAARKTDEFARGMAMGGTLFEELGFYYVGPIDGHNLDQLIPVLENVRDAAEGPCLIHVVTQKGKGYGPAENAADKYHGVQKFDVVTGTQAKAPPGPPSYTNIFAQALIAEARRDPSVCAITAAMPSGTGLDKFQTVFPDRIFDVGIAEQHAVTFAAGLAAQGMRPFCAIYSTFLQRAYDQVVHDVAIQNLPVRFAIDRAGLVGADGSTHAGSFDVTYLASLPNFVVMAAADEAELVHMVHTCAMHDDGPIAVRYPRGNGTGIELPAVPERLEIGKGRIIKEGRQVAILSLGTRLEEAVKAAEALEAKGLSTTVADLRFAKPLDEAMIRKLLSTHEVAVTVEEGAIGGLGAHVLTYASDLGLTDAGLKLRTMRLPDIFQDQDKPEKQYADARLDADAIVDTVLTALRHNSAGLDAGARA is encoded by the coding sequence ATGACCGACCGCCCCCTTACCCCGATGCTCGACCGCGTCGACGTCCCCGCCGATCTTCGCAAGCTCGCGCCCGAAGACCTGCGCCAGCTTGCGGATGAACTGCGGCAGGAAGTGATTTCCGCGGTCGGCGTCACGGGCGGCCATCTGGGCTCCGGCCTTGGCGTGGTCGAACTCACGACCGCCATCCATTATGCGTTCGACACGCCCACCGACCGGTTGATCTGGGATGTCGGCCACCAATGCTATCCGCACAAGATCCTGACCGGCCGCCGTGACCGTATCCGCACGCTGCGTCAGAGCGGTGGTCTGTCCGGCTTCACCAAGCGCGCCGAAAGCGACTATGATCCGTTCGGCGCGGCGCACAGTTCCACCTCGATCAGCGCCGCGCTGGGCTTTGCCGTCGCCAACAAGATGAAGGGCCAGCCCGGCAAAGCCATCGCGGTCATCGGTGACGGCGCGATGTCGGCGGGCATGGCCTATGAGGCGATGAATAACGCGCGAGAGGCCGGAAACCGCCTCGTCGTCATCCTCAACGACAATGATATGTCGATCGCGCCACCGGTCGGTGGCCTGTCCGCCTATCTCGCGCGAATCGTCTCCAGCCGCGAATTTCTGTCGGTGCGTGACACGTTCAAGCGCCTGGCCCGCAAACTGCCCGGCCCGCTGCACAAGGCGGCGCGCAAGACCGATGAATTTGCGCGCGGCATGGCGATGGGCGGCACGCTATTCGAAGAGTTGGGCTTCTATTATGTCGGCCCGATCGACGGTCACAATCTCGACCAGCTTATCCCGGTCCTCGAAAATGTCCGGGACGCGGCCGAAGGGCCGTGCCTGATCCATGTCGTCACGCAAAAGGGCAAGGGCTATGGCCCCGCCGAAAACGCGGCCGACAAATATCATGGCGTCCAGAAATTCGACGTCGTCACCGGCACGCAGGCAAAGGCCCCGCCCGGACCGCCGAGCTACACCAACATCTTCGCCCAGGCGCTGATCGCCGAGGCCCGGCGCGATCCATCGGTCTGCGCCATCACCGCCGCCATGCCCTCGGGCACTGGTCTCGACAAATTCCAGACCGTCTTCCCCGATCGCATCTTCGACGTCGGCATCGCCGAACAACATGCCGTCACTTTTGCGGCGGGCCTCGCCGCGCAGGGAATGCGGCCCTTCTGCGCCATCTACTCGACCTTCCTCCAGCGCGCCTATGATCAGGTCGTGCATGACGTGGCGATCCAGAACCTGCCCGTCCGTTTCGCCATCGACCGTGCCGGACTGGTCGGCGCTGACGGCAGCACCCATGCGGGCAGCTTCGACGTCACTTATCTCGCCTCCCTGCCCAATTTCGTGGTCATGGCCGCGGCTGACGAGGCCGAACTGGTCCACATGGTCCACACCTGCGCGATGCATGACGACGGCCCGATCGCGGTGCGCTATCCGCGCGGCAACGGCACCGGCATAGAGCTTCCTGCCGTCCCCGAGCGACTGGAAATCGGCAAGGGCCGCATCATAAAGGAAGGGCGTCAGGTCGCCATCCTCTCGCTGGGTACACGGCTTGAAGAAGCCGTGAAGGCCGCCGAGGCGCTGGAGGCCAAAGGGCTTTCCACCACCGTCGCCGACCTGCGCTTTGCCAAGCCGCTGGACGAAGCGATGATCCGCAAGCTGCTCAGCACTCACGAAGTCGCCGTGACTGTGGAGGAAGGCGCCATCGGCGGCCTTGGCGCCCATGTCCTTACTTATGCCAGCGATCTGGGCCTCACCGACGCGGGCCTCAAGCTCCGCACCATGCGCCTGCCCGACATTTTTCAGGATCAGGACAAGCCCGAAAAACAATATGCCGATGCGCGGCTCGATGCCGACGCCATTGTCGATACCGTGCTGACCGCGCTGCGCCATAATAGTGCTGGCCTTGACGCGGGTGCGCGGGCTTGA
- a CDS encoding Fur family transcriptional regulator has product MAHDHHHHHEPTGPSLADAAQATLEAKSEQWTPMRAAIFDALAAQDKPASAYDIADNVSKARGKRVAPNSVYRILDLFVSNNIAMRVESANAYIANAHPGCRHDCIFLVCRTCKEATHVDDDTVTNDVRAVATHAGFTAERPVIEILGTCAKCIA; this is encoded by the coding sequence ATGGCGCACGACCATCATCACCATCACGAACCGACCGGGCCTAGTCTGGCCGACGCGGCGCAAGCGACATTGGAAGCGAAAAGCGAACAATGGACGCCGATGCGCGCCGCCATCTTCGATGCGCTCGCCGCACAGGACAAGCCCGCATCCGCCTATGACATTGCCGACAATGTATCGAAGGCGCGTGGAAAGCGGGTTGCCCCCAACAGTGTATACCGCATCCTTGATCTGTTCGTGTCGAACAACATCGCCATGCGCGTGGAAAGCGCCAACGCCTATATCGCCAACGCCCATCCCGGCTGCCGCCACGACTGCATCTTCCTGGTCTGCCGCACCTGCAAGGAAGCAACCCATGTCGATGATGACACGGTGACCAACGACGTGCGCGCCGTTGCCACGCATGCCGGGTTCACCGCAGAACGCCCGGTAATCGAGATATTGGGCACCTGCGCGAAGTGCATCGCGTGA
- a CDS encoding iron-sulfur cluster assembly scaffold protein, whose amino-acid sequence MNAPLYNKDILRLAASIPHHRRLTDPQASVEKRSPTCGSRVTADVRMADGRVAEIGLEVRACALGQASTALMAAQAIGMSAEELADARDRLAAYLAGESDELDFWPGLAVLAPARAYPARHASIRLGFEAIAEAARMADA is encoded by the coding sequence ATGAACGCGCCGCTATACAATAAAGACATTCTTCGCCTTGCCGCCTCTATTCCCCATCATCGGCGCCTGACCGACCCGCAGGCGAGTGTGGAGAAGCGATCGCCTACCTGCGGCTCGCGTGTCACCGCCGATGTGCGGATGGCGGACGGGCGAGTGGCTGAGATCGGGCTGGAGGTGCGCGCTTGCGCGCTGGGGCAGGCATCCACCGCATTGATGGCGGCGCAGGCGATCGGCATGAGTGCCGAGGAACTGGCCGACGCGCGCGACAGGCTTGCCGCCTATCTTGCCGGTGAGAGTGACGAGCTGGACTTCTGGCCCGGCCTTGCCGTGCTGGCCCCCGCGCGGGCCTATCCGGCGCGCCATGCCTCTATCCGGCTGGGCTTCGAGGCGATCGCCGAAGCTGCACGGATGGCGGACGCATGA
- a CDS encoding cation:proton antiporter: MILNIAAAAATKASDGPSATDILLTEGVVLLGAAVLFVLLFRRFGLGAVLGYLVAGALVGPQGLGLVGGAESKLAIAEIGIVLLLFLVGLELNPARLWRLKRDIFALGLAQVVLCGLALMTIIFFTTGFTWGAAIALGLPLALSSTAQVLPALKSSGRINSPFGEKAFSILLFQDLSIVPLITIIAALSRNPTDAAGPPGLLLAGYTIAAIAGLVLAGRFILRPLLRLVGGLGERELFVVVGLFTVLAAAALMHSLHLSTALGAFVAGVMLADSPYRHEIESDVEPFRSILLGLFFLAVGMVLDLRAVAANPIFVIGMAAILVATKAGIVALLARLFGMEWKQAIGIGLLLSQGGEFGFVLFAQAQNAYLIAPQAGSLFSAIVTVSMATTPFLMLFARRLEFAPSKDGSDLPGPDEAPRGNAIIVGYGRFGQTVAQMLMGHGFGVTLIDKKPTQIELSSKFDMNVSYGDGTRIDLLRRAGGDEAKLIAFCIDDPSLDAKLLQPIAEAFPQAALFVRAFDRRQVLALADMDLAGVVREVFESAVCMGVQAMEALGVPEAEVAEVERQYRESDGRRFDLQLEHGNLVAAKELMFRPGKGMRLLSRGDGEET; this comes from the coding sequence ATGATCCTGAACATTGCTGCGGCAGCCGCGACCAAGGCCAGCGATGGCCCAAGCGCCACCGATATATTGCTGACCGAAGGCGTGGTGCTGCTGGGTGCAGCGGTATTGTTCGTCCTGCTGTTCCGCCGTTTCGGGCTGGGTGCAGTGCTGGGCTATCTGGTCGCGGGCGCGCTGGTCGGGCCGCAGGGGCTGGGGCTGGTCGGTGGCGCCGAATCGAAGCTGGCGATTGCGGAGATCGGCATCGTCCTGCTGCTGTTCCTGGTGGGGCTGGAGCTTAATCCGGCGCGATTATGGCGGTTGAAACGGGATATTTTCGCGCTGGGGCTGGCACAGGTGGTCCTGTGCGGACTGGCGCTGATGACGATTATATTCTTCACCACCGGCTTTACCTGGGGCGCGGCCATCGCGCTGGGCCTGCCGCTGGCGCTGTCGTCCACCGCACAGGTCTTACCGGCTCTCAAGAGCAGCGGACGGATCAACTCGCCTTTTGGTGAGAAGGCCTTTTCGATCCTGCTATTCCAGGACCTGTCGATCGTTCCGCTAATCACCATCATCGCCGCTTTATCGCGCAATCCGACCGACGCCGCTGGTCCGCCGGGGCTGTTGCTGGCTGGCTATACGATCGCGGCGATTGCGGGGCTGGTGCTGGCCGGGCGCTTCATCCTGCGGCCCTTGTTGCGGCTGGTGGGCGGCCTTGGCGAGCGCGAACTGTTCGTGGTCGTGGGCCTTTTTACCGTGCTGGCGGCGGCTGCGCTCATGCATTCGCTGCATCTGTCGACAGCGCTGGGCGCGTTCGTCGCGGGTGTCATGCTGGCCGATTCGCCCTACCGGCATGAAATTGAATCAGATGTGGAGCCGTTCCGTTCGATCCTGCTCGGCCTCTTCTTCCTGGCGGTCGGCATGGTGCTGGATCTGCGCGCGGTGGCGGCGAACCCGATCTTCGTCATCGGCATGGCTGCGATACTGGTTGCGACCAAGGCGGGGATCGTGGCGCTACTGGCACGGTTGTTCGGGATGGAATGGAAACAGGCGATCGGTATCGGCCTGCTGCTGAGTCAGGGCGGTGAGTTCGGCTTCGTTCTGTTCGCACAGGCGCAGAATGCCTATCTGATTGCGCCGCAGGCCGGGTCGCTGTTCAGCGCCATCGTCACCGTCTCCATGGCGACGACGCCGTTCCTGATGCTGTTCGCGCGGCGGCTGGAATTCGCGCCGTCGAAGGACGGTTCGGACCTGCCCGGACCCGACGAAGCGCCGCGCGGCAACGCCATCATCGTGGGCTATGGCCGGTTCGGCCAGACCGTCGCGCAAATGTTGATGGGCCATGGCTTTGGTGTCACGCTGATCGACAAGAAGCCGACGCAGATCGAACTGTCCAGCAAGTTCGACATGAACGTCTCTTATGGCGATGGCACGCGGATAGACCTGCTGCGACGGGCCGGCGGTGATGAGGCGAAATTGATCGCCTTCTGCATCGACGATCCTTCGCTGGACGCAAAGCTGCTCCAACCGATAGCGGAGGCTTTCCCGCAGGCGGCGCTGTTCGTGCGGGCGTTCGACCGGCGGCAGGTGTTGGCACTGGCGGACATGGATCTGGCGGGCGTGGTGCGGGAGGTGTTCGAATCAGCGGTGTGCATGGGCGTGCAGGCCATGGAAGCGCTGGGCGTGCCAGAGGCGGAGGTCGCGGAGGTGGAACGGCAATATCGCGAGAGTGATGGTCGCCGCTTCGATCTTCAGCTTGAACATGGCAATCTTGTCGCGGCCAAGGAACTGATGTTCAGGCCGGGCAAAGGGATGCGGCTGCTCAGTCGCGGAGATGGGGAAGAGACATGA
- a CDS encoding DUF423 domain-containing protein, translating to MIGLIAAISAALAVAAGAFGAHGAASPQAAEWLRTGGLYQLIHAVAALVLMGQARGAAVTLLVGAAIFALTLYAMAFGGPRWLGAVTPIGGTLLIVGWLWAGWSYWRG from the coding sequence ATGATTGGTTTGATTGCAGCCATTTCCGCAGCGCTCGCCGTGGCTGCGGGGGCATTCGGCGCGCATGGCGCGGCTAGCCCACAGGCGGCTGAATGGCTGCGGACCGGGGGCCTATATCAACTGATCCACGCCGTTGCCGCTCTGGTGCTGATGGGGCAGGCGCGCGGGGCGGCGGTCACGCTGCTGGTCGGCGCGGCGATCTTTGCGCTGACGCTCTATGCGATGGCCTTTGGCGGGCCGCGCTGGCTGGGTGCGGTGACGCCGATTGGCGGGACGCTGCTGATTGTTGGCTGGCTGTGGGCCGGGTGGAGCTATTGGCGGGGCTGA
- the aroB gene encoding 3-dehydroquinate synthase, whose product MAIVSVALGARSYDILIEEGALTRAADHLARYARGGRLVVVTDERVAQAQLPRLTASMTAANIAIESIILPPGEKTKGWRHLETLLDRLLALEVERGDHVVALGGGVIGDLVGFAASILKRGCQFVQVPTTLLSQVDSSVGGKTAINAAAGKNLIGSFHQPSFVLVDPSTLDTLPPREVRAGYAEVVKYGLIDDPDFFAWCESEGEKLLAGAPDARSFAIQRSVSAKAAIVADDERETSGRRALLNLGHTFGHALEADTGFSDTLLHGEGVAAGMALAFRYSAHLGICPQADAERVTAHLKAVGLPHDLATAHVTAGGKELVGHMLHDKKMAAGTLPFLLARGIGQTFLSKEVVLDDVAAFLDEDRG is encoded by the coding sequence ATGGCAATCGTAAGCGTGGCGCTGGGCGCGCGCAGCTACGACATATTGATCGAAGAGGGCGCGCTGACCCGCGCTGCCGATCATCTGGCCCGCTATGCGCGCGGCGGACGGCTGGTGGTCGTCACCGACGAACGGGTGGCGCAGGCGCAACTGCCCCGCCTGACCGCCAGCATGACAGCGGCGAATATCGCCATCGAGTCCATCATCCTCCCGCCCGGCGAAAAGACCAAGGGCTGGCGGCATCTGGAAACCCTGCTCGACCGCCTGCTGGCGCTGGAAGTGGAGCGCGGCGATCATGTCGTGGCGCTGGGCGGCGGCGTGATCGGCGATCTGGTCGGCTTTGCCGCGTCCATCCTGAAGCGCGGCTGTCAGTTCGTGCAGGTTCCCACCACGCTGCTCTCTCAGGTCGATAGTTCTGTCGGCGGCAAGACGGCCATCAACGCGGCGGCGGGCAAGAATCTGATCGGCAGCTTCCACCAGCCCAGCTTCGTGCTTGTCGACCCCTCGACCCTCGATACGCTCCCCCCGCGCGAGGTCCGCGCGGGCTATGCCGAGGTGGTCAAATATGGCCTGATCGACGATCCTGATTTCTTCGCCTGGTGCGAGTCCGAAGGCGAAAAGCTGCTCGCTGGCGCCCCCGACGCCCGCAGCTTCGCCATTCAGCGCAGCGTGTCGGCCAAGGCCGCGATCGTTGCCGATGACGAGCGTGAAACCTCCGGCCGCCGCGCCCTTCTCAACCTTGGACACACCTTCGGTCATGCACTGGAAGCCGACACCGGCTTTTCCGATACGCTTCTCCATGGCGAGGGCGTCGCGGCGGGCATGGCCCTCGCCTTTCGCTATTCCGCGCATTTGGGAATCTGCCCGCAGGCCGATGCAGAACGCGTGACCGCACATCTCAAGGCGGTAGGCCTGCCCCATGACCTCGCAACCGCGCATGTCACCGCAGGCGGCAAGGAACTGGTCGGCCATATGCTGCATGACAAGAAGATGGCGGCGGGCACCCTGCCCTTCCTGCTGGCGCGCGGCATCGGCCAGACCTTCCTGTCGAAAGAGGTCGTGCTGGACGATGTGGCGGCTTTTCTGGACGAAGATCGCGGCTAG
- a CDS encoding shikimate kinase encodes MQRNSKSSPPWAKRGPIVLVGMMGVGKSTVGRRLASRLGAPFIDADEEIEKAAGMTIAEMFDRYGEAHFRDGERRVISRLMDGVPKIIATGGGAFMQDETRALILDHATAVWLDADIDILVDRVSRREGRPLLKDRDPRVVLTELAERRNPVYALAPIHVKSAVAPHETTVDHILEALSLWQS; translated from the coding sequence ATGCAGCGAAACAGCAAATCCTCCCCTCCATGGGCAAAGCGCGGTCCAATCGTGCTGGTCGGCATGATGGGCGTGGGCAAGTCCACGGTTGGACGGAGGCTCGCTTCGCGGCTTGGCGCCCCGTTCATCGATGCAGATGAAGAGATTGAAAAGGCGGCGGGCATGACCATCGCCGAGATGTTCGATCGCTATGGCGAAGCGCATTTTCGCGACGGTGAACGCCGCGTCATATCCCGCCTGATGGACGGCGTGCCCAAGATCATCGCCACTGGCGGCGGCGCGTTCATGCAGGATGAAACGCGCGCCTTGATTCTCGATCATGCAACTGCCGTCTGGCTGGACGCCGACATCGACATATTGGTCGACCGTGTATCCCGCCGCGAAGGCAGACCGCTGCTGAAAGACCGCGACCCGCGCGTGGTGCTCACCGAACTGGCCGAGCGACGCAACCCTGTTTACGCGCTCGCGCCCATCCATGTGAAGAGCGCCGTCGCGCCCCACGAAACCACCGTCGATCACATATTGGAAGCGTTGAGCCTATGGCAATCGTAA
- a CDS encoding tyrosine recombinase: MADDDRLLIDRFLEMMAAERGASRNTLLAYRSDLDGARLIAGGLADASTAMLERLSPAWVTLSASTVARKVSALRAFYAFLEEEGLRADNPSAMLPRPITRRPLPKILSAADVDRLFGVIEARLAVDSPVPHDLRLSAFIELLYGSGLRATELVSLPRRALSGDRPFLILRGKGGQERLVPISDRARAAVAAWVSHIPPDSVWLFPSGKSHMSRIRLYQLVKALAGAAGIDPDRVSPHVLRHAFATHLLEGGADLRALQSMLGHADIGTTQIYTHVDSRRLVELVNSRHPLATMKAAR; this comes from the coding sequence ATGGCGGATGACGACCGGCTGCTGATCGACCGCTTTCTGGAGATGATGGCGGCGGAGCGTGGAGCGTCGCGCAATACGTTGCTGGCCTATCGCAGCGATCTGGACGGTGCGCGGCTGATCGCGGGTGGCTTGGCCGATGCGTCGACGGCGATGCTGGAGCGGCTCAGTCCGGCCTGGGTTACGCTGTCCGCCTCAACCGTGGCCCGAAAAGTGTCTGCCCTGCGCGCGTTCTACGCCTTTCTGGAAGAGGAAGGGCTGCGCGCGGACAATCCATCCGCCATGTTGCCGCGTCCCATAACGCGGCGGCCGTTGCCCAAGATCCTGTCCGCCGCTGATGTCGATCGGCTGTTCGGGGTGATCGAGGCGCGGCTGGCGGTCGATTCGCCTGTGCCGCATGACCTGCGTCTCTCCGCGTTCATCGAACTCCTCTACGGGTCCGGGTTGCGCGCGACGGAACTGGTGTCGCTGCCGCGCCGTGCACTTTCGGGCGATCGTCCTTTCCTGATCTTGCGGGGCAAAGGCGGGCAGGAGCGGCTGGTGCCGATTTCCGATCGGGCGCGTGCGGCCGTTGCCGCATGGGTATCCCATATCCCACCCGACAGCGTCTGGCTGTTCCCATCGGGCAAAAGCCATATGAGCCGCATTCGCCTCTATCAGTTGGTGAAGGCGCTTGCCGGGGCAGCGGGCATCGACCCGGATAGGGTCAGCCCGCATGTGTTGCGTCATGCCTTTGCCACGCATTTGCTGGAGGGCGGGGCGGACTTGCGCGCGCTTCAGTCGATGCTGGGTCATGCCGATATCGGCACGACCCAAATCTATACCCATGTCGACAGTCGCAGGCTGGTCGAACTGGTCAACAGTCGCCATCCGCTCGCGACCATGAAGGCTGCGCGTTGA
- a CDS encoding acetyl-CoA carboxylase carboxyltransferase subunit alpha: MVSFLEFEKPVAELEARINELRATASGGDIDIDGEIDKLEQRSRKLLLDTYAKLSPWQKTQVARHPERPHFKDYVAGMFDNFMPLAGDRAFADDQAIIGGFATLDEQKVMVIGHEKGDDTASRVRHNFGMAKPEGYRKAIRLMQMADRFGLPVVTLVDTSGAFPGIQAEERGQAEAIARSTEACLALGVPMIAAVVGEGGSGGAVALAAANRVLMFEHAVYSVISPEGCASILWRTADKASDAATAMQVTAQHLKGLGVIDRIVPEPAGGAHREPVQAIASLGAAIGEELAALVGLSPDALRTDRADKFLAIGA, translated from the coding sequence ATGGTTAGCTTTCTGGAATTTGAAAAGCCGGTTGCCGAGTTGGAGGCGCGCATCAATGAACTGCGCGCGACTGCGAGCGGCGGCGACATCGACATCGACGGCGAGATCGACAAGCTGGAGCAGCGCTCCCGCAAGCTGCTGCTCGACACTTATGCCAAACTGTCCCCGTGGCAGAAGACACAGGTGGCCCGCCATCCCGAACGTCCGCATTTCAAGGACTATGTGGCGGGCATGTTCGACAATTTCATGCCGCTGGCGGGCGACCGCGCCTTCGCCGACGATCAGGCGATCATCGGCGGGTTTGCGACGCTGGACGAGCAGAAGGTCATGGTCATTGGCCATGAAAAGGGCGACGATACCGCCAGCCGCGTGCGTCACAATTTCGGCATGGCCAAGCCGGAAGGCTATCGCAAGGCGATCCGCCTGATGCAGATGGCTGACCGGTTCGGCCTGCCGGTGGTGACGCTGGTCGATACGTCGGGGGCTTTCCCCGGCATTCAGGCTGAAGAGCGCGGTCAGGCCGAAGCCATCGCCCGGTCAACCGAAGCCTGTCTGGCGCTGGGCGTGCCAATGATCGCCGCTGTTGTGGGTGAGGGCGGATCGGGTGGCGCGGTTGCGCTCGCGGCTGCCAATCGCGTGCTGATGTTCGAACATGCCGTCTATTCGGTGATCTCACCCGAAGGCTGCGCCTCCATCCTGTGGCGTACCGCCGATAAGGCGAGCGATGCGGCGACGGCGATGCAGGTGACAGCGCAGCACCTCAAAGGCTTGGGCGTGATCGACCGGATCGTGCCAGAGCCGGCCGGCGGCGCCCATCGTGAACCGGTGCAGGCAATCGCTAGCCTGGGGGCTGCCATCGGCGAGGAACTCGCGGCGCTGGTTGGGCTAAGCCCTGACGCCCTGCGGACGGATCGCGCCGACAAGTTCCTGGCGATTGGCGCCTAG